A single genomic interval of Lathyrus oleraceus cultivar Zhongwan6 chromosome 7, CAAS_Psat_ZW6_1.0, whole genome shotgun sequence harbors:
- the LOC127106699 gene encoding uncharacterized protein LOC127106699 isoform X1, with product MFHPIRRCFSFIAHVSSSSALFRLHRSRLRQSLVDSKIPKYVSPNQFIRLSYAKQKRSGIADNSEDIPDLTGIGLTGFNRLLCVIVLHHSLAFRLSLHFEPRLRSAGVLLGSSCVFLLWVRRFSLCSCRLVHCSFDCSFWLFITSNCLYYFILVWFGYVQWA from the exons ATGTTTCATCCTATTCGGCGTTGCTTCAGCTTCATCGCCCACGTTTCATCCTCTTCGGCATTGTTTCGTCTTCATCGCTCACGTTTACGTCAATCCCTCGTTGATTCAAAGATTCCAAAGTATGTGTCGCCAAATCAATTTATACGGCTATCATatgccaaacagaaaagaagCGGTATCGCAGACAATTCAGAGGACATACCGGATTTAACAGGTATCGGACTTACCGGATTTAACAG GTTGCTTTGCGTTATCGTTTTGCATCATAGCCTTGCGTTTCGCTTGTCGTTACATTTCGAACCGCGTTTGCGTTCTGCTGGTGTACTCCTTGGTAGCTCCTGCGTGTTTCTGCTATGGGTTCGCCGTTTCAGCTTGTGCAGTTGTCGTTTAGTACACTGCAGTTTCGATTGCAGCTTTTGGCTCTTCATTACTTCCAATTGCCTTTATTATTTCATTTTGGTCTGGTTTGGATATGTACAATGGGCTTAA
- the LOC127106699 gene encoding uncharacterized protein LOC127106699 isoform X2, with the protein MFHPIRRCFSFIAHVSSSSALFRLHRSRLRQSLVDSKIPKYVSPNQFIRLSYAKQKRSGIADNSEDIPDLTGCFALSFCIIALRFACRYISNRVCVLLVYSLVAPACFCYGFAVSACAVVV; encoded by the exons ATGTTTCATCCTATTCGGCGTTGCTTCAGCTTCATCGCCCACGTTTCATCCTCTTCGGCATTGTTTCGTCTTCATCGCTCACGTTTACGTCAATCCCTCGTTGATTCAAAGATTCCAAAGTATGTGTCGCCAAATCAATTTATACGGCTATCATatgccaaacagaaaagaagCGGTATCGCAGACAATTCAGAGGACATACCGGATTTAACAG GTTGCTTTGCGTTATCGTTTTGCATCATAGCCTTGCGTTTCGCTTGTCGTTACATTTCGAACCGCGTTTGCGTTCTGCTGGTGTACTCCTTGGTAGCTCCTGCGTGTTTCTGCTATGGGTTCGCCGTTTCAGCTTGTGCAGTTGTCGTTTAG